The following coding sequences lie in one Sorghum bicolor cultivar BTx623 chromosome 6, Sorghum_bicolor_NCBIv3, whole genome shotgun sequence genomic window:
- the LOC8058677 gene encoding heavy metal-associated isoprenylated plant protein 4: MSKQKTVIRLGVPNAKNRSKAMQLASKAVGVNSVAIAGEAKDQLEVVGESVDITCLINHLRKKVCRADIVVVEEVKDKKKEEEEKKKKEEEAKKKKAEEDKKKAEEARKKAEEEFKKLWAACPPPPYNGGYYSYPGPPATFVCEEQPAAGCHIM; the protein is encoded by the exons ATGTCCAAG caaaagaCTGTGATCAGGCTGGGCGTACCCAACGCCAAGAACCGGTCTAAAGCCATGCAGCTCGCATCCAAAGCTGTCG GAGTGAACTCGGTGGCCATCGCCGGCGAAGCCAAGGACCAGCTGGAGGTGGTAGGAGAAAGCGTCGACATCACCTGTCTGATCAATCACCTGCGCAAGAAGGTCTGCCGCGCCGACATCGTCGTGGTGGAGGAAGtgaaggacaagaagaaggaggaggaggagaagaagaagaaggaggaagaagccaagaagaagaaggcggaggaagataagaagaaggcggaggaagcAAGGAAGAAGGCGGAAGAAGAGTTCAAGAAGCTCTGGGCGGcgtgcccgccgccgccgtacaACGGTGGTTATTATAGTTACCCCGGGCCGCCGGCGACGTTTGTATGCGAGGAACAGCCAGCAGCAGGCTGCCACATCATGTGA